The Candidatus Krumholzibacteriia bacterium genome contains a region encoding:
- a CDS encoding radical SAM protein codes for MRAVDAALSKSAEALWPVFQFANNRLKPGKPFQPRWAPAALPRSWERSFPKLGWPRETDSLCPQCVKEVRAEILADRVEPRVLVEGNPGEIKATVIERDGKVLMVKDCPKHGRCEDVMAIDPAFLSRIERLYPGRDFKSPTTELRQHGTSSIQYGRGAVLTIDLTNRCNMMCDPCFMDANQVGYVHELSFADVQKILDDSLSIQPRRQMSVQFSGGEPTVSPIFLESVAYAKKVGYFSIQAATNGIRFAQDLDFAYRAREAGMRLAYLQFDGTDNASNAHRKIGNLFDVKLRAIDNLAKADIDVVLVVTIVKTINDDQVGPIIDFAIENSDKISVVSFQPVSFTGRDEDISDADRERMRYTLSHLAHDVKNQTGATDPLVDWYPLSGLGPFSDMVDLMKGAGADWGSLKCGCHPNCGIGTILFVNTKTKQMVPVSEFLNLERLLADVRTITDANRGRALTKAQLALALLRNFDAQRAPLSLKDFLKKFDKQSGGHAGFDDQPDYDWRVLFVAGMWFQDLFNYDFRRTEMCIIPYGTQQGEISFCAYNTGVGWRQIVEHMHMNATTAEWYKQHGKHGVYASGKDLALPMYDDPVTTRVPQRRPQQVTLKLGGNGNGNGNGNGHTEATAVQAPSGVGCGTGCGCG; via the coding sequence GTGCGAGCCGTGGACGCAGCTCTGAGCAAGAGCGCCGAAGCACTGTGGCCGGTGTTTCAATTCGCCAACAACCGGCTCAAGCCCGGCAAGCCCTTCCAGCCGCGCTGGGCGCCCGCAGCGTTGCCGCGCAGCTGGGAACGCAGCTTCCCCAAGCTCGGTTGGCCGCGCGAGACCGACTCGCTTTGCCCGCAGTGCGTGAAGGAAGTGCGCGCCGAGATCCTCGCCGACCGCGTCGAGCCGCGGGTGCTGGTGGAAGGCAATCCAGGCGAGATCAAGGCCACGGTCATCGAGCGCGACGGCAAGGTGCTGATGGTGAAGGACTGCCCCAAGCACGGCCGTTGCGAGGACGTCATGGCCATCGACCCGGCGTTCCTGTCGCGCATCGAACGCCTCTACCCGGGCCGGGACTTCAAGTCGCCGACCACGGAGTTGCGCCAGCACGGCACCTCGTCCATCCAGTACGGCCGCGGCGCCGTGCTCACCATCGATCTCACCAACCGCTGCAACATGATGTGCGACCCCTGCTTCATGGACGCCAACCAGGTGGGCTACGTGCACGAGCTGTCCTTCGCCGACGTGCAGAAGATCCTGGACGACTCGCTCTCCATCCAGCCGCGGCGGCAGATGTCAGTGCAGTTCTCCGGTGGCGAGCCCACGGTGAGCCCCATCTTCCTGGAGTCCGTGGCCTACGCGAAAAAGGTGGGCTACTTCAGCATCCAGGCGGCGACCAATGGCATCCGCTTCGCCCAGGACCTGGATTTCGCCTACCGGGCCCGGGAAGCGGGGATGCGCCTGGCGTACCTGCAGTTCGACGGCACCGACAACGCCAGCAACGCCCATCGCAAGATCGGCAACCTCTTCGACGTCAAGCTGCGGGCCATCGACAACCTGGCCAAGGCGGACATCGACGTCGTCCTCGTGGTCACCATCGTCAAGACCATCAACGACGACCAGGTGGGACCCATCATCGACTTCGCCATCGAGAACTCCGACAAGATCAGCGTCGTGTCCTTCCAGCCCGTGAGCTTCACCGGCCGCGACGAGGACATCAGCGATGCCGACCGCGAGCGCATGCGCTACACCCTGTCGCACCTGGCCCACGACGTGAAGAACCAGACCGGCGCCACCGATCCCCTGGTGGACTGGTATCCCCTCTCCGGTCTGGGGCCGTTCTCCGACATGGTGGACCTGATGAAGGGGGCCGGGGCCGACTGGGGTTCGCTCAAGTGCGGCTGCCATCCGAACTGCGGCATCGGCACCATTCTGTTCGTGAACACCAAGACCAAGCAGATGGTCCCGGTGTCGGAATTCCTCAACCTGGAGCGCCTCCTCGCCGACGTGCGCACCATCACCGACGCCAACCGCGGCCGCGCCCTCACCAAGGCGCAGCTGGCCCTGGCGCTGCTGCGCAACTTCGACGCCCAGCGGGCACCGCTGTCGCTGAAGGATTTCCTCAAGAAATTCGACAAGCAGTCCGGCGGTCACGCGGGCTTCGACGATCAGCCGGACTACGATTGGCGGGTGCTCTTCGTGGCCGGCATGTGGTTCCAAGATCTGTTCAACTACGATTTCCGCCGCACCGAGATGTGCATCATCCCCTACGGCACGCAGCAAGGGGAGATCTCGTTCTGTGCCTACAACACCGGCGTGGGCTGGCGGCAGATCGTGGAGCACATGCACATGAACGCCACCACCGCCGAGTGGTACAAGCAGCACGGCAAGCACGGCGTCTACGCCAGCGGCAAGGATCTGGCGCTGCCCATGTACGACGATCCGGTGACCACCCGGGTGCCGCAGCGCCGCCCGCAGCAAGTGACCCTGAAGCTGGGCGGCAACGGCAATGGGAATGGGAATGGCAACGGCCACACCGAAGCGACGGCAGTCCAGGCACCTAGCGGCGTAGGTTGCGGCACCGGCTGCGGCTGCGGCTGA
- a CDS encoding glycosyltransferase: protein MRIAFVNATKKWGGVKTWCLDMGSALQRQGHAVWIYGRAGDFVERAQRRGLAARAVHFGPDFDPLLVARFLRCFARDRVDRVVVNVSKDLRTAGVAARLLGIPTIQHLGAPGDLCDTWKVRASQRLLRPRLLACSEFVRAELQRRVPLLGAADFASLHPGTELATAPASSHGAVRVLVSTSRLDADKGHRDLLDAAAALAAEAFDFHLVLVGSGTEEASLRAQARRLGLESRLTWAGFQSEVRPFLQAADVFVLPSLCEPLGIALQEAMAHGLVPVARRAGGVPEIWPPGLEALLVSPQAGANGLQQVLARVLRSSDEELQRWKQQTWEHAGRAFALDQQARRLAAWLAASGRP from the coding sequence TTGCGCATCGCCTTCGTCAACGCCACGAAGAAGTGGGGAGGGGTGAAGACATGGTGCCTCGACATGGGGAGCGCCCTGCAACGGCAGGGGCACGCGGTGTGGATCTACGGCCGTGCCGGTGACTTCGTGGAGCGAGCGCAGCGACGGGGTCTCGCGGCGCGAGCCGTGCACTTCGGCCCCGACTTCGATCCGCTCTTGGTGGCGCGTTTCCTCCGCTGCTTCGCCCGCGACCGTGTCGACCGCGTGGTGGTGAACGTGAGCAAGGACCTGCGCACCGCCGGCGTCGCGGCGCGGCTGCTCGGCATCCCCACCATCCAGCACCTCGGCGCGCCGGGCGATCTCTGCGACACCTGGAAAGTGCGGGCGAGCCAGCGGCTGCTGCGGCCGCGCCTGCTCGCCTGCAGCGAGTTCGTCCGCGCCGAACTGCAGCGCCGCGTGCCGCTGCTGGGCGCCGCCGACTTCGCCAGCCTGCATCCAGGCACGGAGCTCGCAACCGCACCGGCCTCGAGCCACGGTGCGGTGCGCGTCCTCGTCAGCACCAGCCGTCTCGATGCGGACAAGGGGCATCGGGACCTGCTCGACGCGGCCGCCGCGCTCGCCGCCGAAGCCTTCGACTTCCATCTCGTCCTCGTCGGCAGCGGCACGGAGGAAGCGAGCCTGCGCGCCCAGGCTCGGCGGCTCGGTCTGGAATCGCGCCTCACCTGGGCCGGATTCCAATCCGAGGTGCGACCTTTCCTGCAAGCCGCCGACGTGTTCGTGCTCCCCTCCCTTTGCGAACCCCTCGGTATCGCCTTGCAGGAAGCCATGGCCCACGGCCTCGTCCCGGTGGCGCGCCGCGCCGGCGGCGTGCCGGAGATCTGGCCGCCGGGTCTGGAAGCACTCCTGGTGTCCCCGCAAGCCGGAGCCAACGGCTTGCAGCAGGTGCTCGCGCGCGTGCTCCGCAGCAGCGATGAAGAGCTGCAGCGCTGGAAGCAGCAGACCTGGGAGCACGCCGGTCGCGCCTTCGCCCTGGACCAGCAGGCGCGCCGCTTGGCCGCCTGGCTGGCGGCCTCGGGGCGCCCCTGA
- a CDS encoding alpha/beta hydrolase, producing the protein MPFFTSDGTNMYVDVVGEGTAVLMLHEISLDHRQWTAQSEALRGEHKVFRLDWRGHGRSATAPTGHGWSGFAADARRALVQVGMDRLHPGMVLAHGVACDAALQLCLREPRALRAAVLVAPLLWGVEAGEEWRSLLQAMRQSARAGDLAGALGLLRSDRAFAGVRADPELERSVRAMQERCRGDWLQSEETDTGTPTAQRLMECKQPLLVLCGREDRDDFRHTAAQIASQAPRAHVLEIDGAFHFPNLETPESFNAVLKDFLAEPS; encoded by the coding sequence ATGCCTTTCTTCACCAGCGACGGCACCAACATGTACGTGGACGTGGTGGGCGAAGGCACCGCGGTCCTGATGCTGCACGAGATCAGTCTGGATCACCGGCAGTGGACGGCACAGAGCGAAGCGCTGCGCGGCGAGCACAAGGTCTTTCGCCTCGATTGGCGCGGCCACGGGCGGTCGGCCACCGCCCCTACCGGCCACGGCTGGAGCGGCTTCGCCGCCGACGCCCGGCGCGCCCTGGTGCAAGTGGGGATGGATCGGTTGCACCCTGGGATGGTGCTCGCCCATGGGGTGGCCTGCGACGCCGCCCTGCAGCTTTGCCTGCGGGAGCCCCGGGCGCTGCGCGCTGCGGTGCTGGTGGCGCCGCTGCTCTGGGGGGTCGAAGCGGGAGAAGAGTGGCGGAGCTTGCTGCAGGCGATGCGGCAGAGCGCCCGTGCCGGAGACCTCGCCGGCGCTCTCGGATTGCTGCGAAGCGATCGCGCCTTCGCTGGCGTGCGTGCCGATCCGGAGCTGGAGCGCAGCGTGCGCGCCATGCAAGAACGCTGTCGCGGCGATTGGTTGCAGAGCGAGGAGACCGACACCGGCACGCCCACGGCGCAACGGCTTATGGAGTGCAAGCAGCCCCTGCTCGTGCTCTGCGGCCGCGAGGACCGCGACGACTTCCGCCACACCGCGGCACAGATCGCCTCGCAGGCGCCGCGCGCCCACGTCTTGGAGATCGACGGGGCCTTCCACTTCCCCAATCTGGAAACACCGGAAAGCTTCAACGCCGTGCTGAAAGATTTCCTCGCCGAGCCTTCATGA
- a CDS encoding polysaccharide deacetylase family protein, with the protein MNLLHSPRIFGFVARQMLCSVPMEARRLALTFDDGPNPRETPRLLRLLAEHRIQATFFLLGRNVRRFPQLVQEIAAAGHEIGNHTHSHLALPLLPRRAMLRELERTNRLIHAATGHWPQLVRPPLGWFSTGVLRTLAEHGYRPVLGDVYPQDCTRPGAAVIAARVLARVQPGSIVILHDGVPYGRADRSQSVEAVALLIEQLRQRQYTFATISHLLESAGGKEAAPAPLS; encoded by the coding sequence GTGAACCTGCTGCACAGCCCGCGCATCTTCGGGTTCGTCGCCCGGCAGATGCTCTGTTCGGTCCCCATGGAAGCGCGGCGGCTCGCCCTCACCTTCGACGACGGCCCCAACCCGCGGGAGACGCCGCGCTTGCTGCGCCTCCTCGCCGAGCATCGCATCCAGGCGACTTTTTTCCTCCTCGGGCGCAACGTGCGGCGCTTCCCGCAGCTGGTGCAGGAGATCGCCGCCGCGGGACACGAGATCGGCAACCATACGCACAGTCACCTGGCGCTGCCGCTGCTGCCGCGACGCGCCATGCTGCGCGAGCTGGAGCGCACCAACCGCCTCATCCACGCCGCCACCGGCCACTGGCCCCAGCTCGTGCGCCCGCCTCTCGGCTGGTTCAGCACCGGGGTGTTGCGCACGCTGGCGGAGCACGGCTATCGGCCCGTGCTCGGCGACGTCTACCCGCAGGATTGCACCCGCCCCGGCGCCGCCGTCATCGCCGCCCGCGTCCTCGCCCGGGTGCAGCCCGGTTCCATCGTCATCCTGCACGACGGTGTCCCCTACGGGCGCGCCGACCGCAGCCAGTCGGTGGAAGCGGTGGCCTTGCTGATCGAGCAGCTGCGGCAGCGGCAGTACACCTTCGCCACCATCAGCCATCTGCTGGAGAGCGCGGGCGGAAAAGAGGCGGCGCCAGCGCCCCTCTCATGA